In Anaerolineales bacterium, the DNA window ATTCGCCGCCGGGGCGCAGCCTGCCGCGCCGATACCACCCCGGCAAGTTGAGCAAGCCGTGCCACTGCGCCGCTCGCGCGGGTACGCGCCCGCCCCCATCCTCCTGCCGTTCGATTCCCCCCCGCTGCTCGCCGTCGGCGGGGAACTGAAAAACACGTTTTGCCTGGCGCGCGGACGCTACGCCTTCCTCAGCCCGCACATCGGCGACATGGAAAACGCCGAGACCCTGGCGGCCTTCGAGGAGGCGGTCGAGCGCTACCGGCGGTTGTTTCATACCGACCCGGAAATCATCGCCCACGACCTGCATCCCGGCTACCTCGGGACGGGGTGGGCGCTTAAGCACGCGGGCGGGCGGCGGCTGGTCGGCGTGCAGCATCATCACGCGCACGCGGCCGCCTGCATGGCCGATAACGGCTTGAGCGGGGAGCGGCCGGTGATCGCACTGGTCTTCGATGGAACCGGATACGGAACGGACGGCGCGGTTTGGGGCGCGGAAATTCTGGTCGCGGATTACCGCGGCTTTGAGCGGGCGCTGCACCTGGAATACCTGCCGCTTCCCGGCGGCGACGCCGCGATCCGCCATCCGTGGCGGATCGCCGTCGGGTTCGCCCGAGCCCTCGGGCTTTCCCTCGACGATCTGCCCTTTCTGCGAAAGCGGGATCCCCGCGAGGTTCAGATCGTGCGGGCGCAGACGGAACGCGGGCTCAACGCGCCTCCGGTTTCGAGCATGGGGCGCCTTTTCGACTGCGTCGCCGCGCTGGCGGGCGTGTGCGCCGACGCCGACTACGAGGCACAGGGAGCAATCGAGCTCGAGGAACTCGCCCGCACCCTTCCCGGCGAGCGGGGCCGGTACCCGTTCGCGCTGGAGGGGGACCTCGTCCGAGTCCGGGACTTGCTCACGGCGGCGATCGAAGACGTACGCGCGGGGGAATCCGCGGCCCGCATCGGCGCCCGTTTCCACAATACGGTGTGCGCGATCGCCGTGCAGGCCGCCCGCGCGGTCCGTGATTTGCGCGGAATCCGCGAGGCGGCGCTGTCAGGAGGAGTCTGGCAGAACGCCTTGCTGCTGAACAGCGCCGCATCCGGCTTGCGGGAAGCAGGGTTCGAGGTTTACACTCACCGCCGCGTCCCGCCCAACGACGGGGGCCTGGCACTCGGCCAGGCGGCAGTGGCGGCACAACGGGAGGCTTGAATGTGTCTGGGTGTTCCGGGGAAAATTCTGGATGCGTATACCACCGGCTCTGTGCGCATGGGCCGGATCGATTACGGCGGCGTGGTGAAGGAAGCCTGCCTGGCCTATGTGCCGGACGCCGCGCCCGGCGATTACGTCCTCATCCACGCGGGGTTTGCGCTTAACGTGCTCTCCCCCGACGATGCCGAGGAGACGTTGAAGCTGTTCCGGGAGATAGGAGAACCCGCTATTTCCTCCTCACCCTCCAGCCCCGTCTCCCGGCAAAAGCCGGGAGAGGAGGAGTAGGAAGGGGGGATGAAATTCCTCGACGAGTACCGCGATCCGACGGCCTCCGCCGCGCTCTTGGAAACCCTCCGCCGGGAGGCGACCAAGCCGTGGACGATCATGGAGATCTGCGGCGGGCAGACCCATTCCTTTTTGCAGCACGGGCTGGATGCGATGTTGCCCGCGCCGATCGAACTCGTGCACGGACCGGGCTGCCCGGTGTGCGTCACGCCGCTCGAGCAGATCGACCGGGCGGTGGCGATCGCCTCGCGCCCGGAGGTGATCTTCACCTCGTTCGGCGACATGCTGCGTGTTCCCGGATCGGAGCGGGACCTGTTCGGCGTGCGGGCGCGCGGCGGCGACGTGCGGGTCGTCTATTCCCCGCTTGACGCCCTGGCGATCGCCGAGGCCCATCCCAAGAAGGAAGTGGTCTTTTTTGCGATCGGGTTTGAGACCACCGCGCCGGCCAATGCCATGGCGGTGCTGCAGGCGCACGAACGGGGAGTGAAAAATTTTTCGATGCTGGTCTCGCAGGTCCGCGTGCCGCCGGCGATCGCGGCGATCCTTTCCTCGCCGTCCAACCGCGTGCAGGCCTTCCTGGCGGCCGGGCATGTGTGCACGGTGATGGGATACCGGGAATACGAGCCGTTGGCGGAGGAGTTCCGTGCCCCGATCGTCGTCACCGGATTCGAACCGGTGGACTTGCTGCGCGGGCTGCTCGCGGCGGTTCGCCAGTTGGCGCAAGGCCGGCACGAGGTGGAGAACGCCTACCCGCGCCTGGTCTCGCGCGGAGGCAACCGTCCGGCGCAGGAAGCGATCGCGCGGGCCTTCACTGAATGCGACCGCGCCTGGCGCGGGATCGGCGTGATCCCGCGCAGCGGATGGCGGTTGCGCGACGAGCTCGCGGCCTTCAACGCCGAACAGCGCTTCGACGTCGGGCGAATCGCGCCGAAGGAATCGGCGTTGTGCATTGCCGGCGATGTGCTGCGGGGAATCCGCAAACCGCCCGAATGCCCGGCCTTCGGCAAGCAGTGCACTCCGCAAACCCCCTTGGGCGCCCCGATGGTCAGCGCCGAAGGTGCCTGTGCGGCGTATTATCGATACCGCCTCACCCCCTCGCTCCTTCTCTCCCGGGATAACCCGGAAGAGGAGGTTGGGGGTTGAGGGAGGAATTTATGCCCGACTTCGATTCGTTTTCCTGCCCCCCGCCCCTTCCGCCCGGCGAACGGGTCATCCTCGGCCACGGATCGGGCGGCCGCTTGAGCCGCGACCTGCTGGAGCGGGTGATTCTGCCGGCGCTGGGGGATTGCGCACCGCGCTCGCTCGACGATTCGGCGATCCTCGACGGCGGGGCCGGAAACCTGGCCTTCACCACCGACGGCCACGTCGTCCAGCCGCTGGAATTCCCCGGCGGCGACATCGGCCGGCTGGCGGTGTGCGGAGCGGTCAACGATTTGGCGATGGTCGGCGCCGAGCCGGTCGCGCTCAGCCTCGGCTGCATCCTGGAAGAAGGCTTCCCGCTCGAAACGCTGTCGCGGATCCTCGTCTCCGCGCGCGAGGCGGCGCGCGAGGCGGGCGTGTACCTTGCCGCGGGCGACACCAAGGTCGTGGAGCGCGGCAAGGCGGACGGCCTGTTCCTGACCACATCCGGAATCGGCCGGCTGCCTCCGGGACGGAAGATTTCCGGCGCGGGCGCGAAACCCGGCGACATCGTCATCCTCTCCGGGACGATCGGCGACCACGGCATTGCGGTTCTTTCGGCGCGCGAGGGCCTGGGCTTCGAGACCGACCTGAAGAGCGACGTTGCCCCGCTGAACGGGCTTGTGGCGGCCATGCTCGCCGCGGGCGAGGTGCATGCCCTGCGCGATCCGACCCGCGGCGGGCTGGCCACCGCCCTGGCGGAAATCGCGGCCCAATCCGGCGCGGGAATCGAGCTCCACGAGACGGCGATCCCCGTGCACGGACCGGTGCGCGCGGCGTGCGAGATGCTCGGCTTCGATCCGCTGTACGTGGCCAACGAGGGAAAGCTGGTCGCATGCGCCGCCGAACGGGACGCGCGCGAAATCCTCGCGGCGATGCGCGCCCACCCCTACGGCGCGGAGGCGGCGGTGATCGGCCGGGTGCGTGAGGATCCGCATCACCGGGTTCATCTGCGGACGGCGATCGGCGGGACGCGGATCGTCGACATGCTCCCGGGCGAAATGCTGCCGCGGATTTGTTA includes these proteins:
- the hypE gene encoding hydrogenase expression/formation protein HypE, with translation MPDFDSFSCPPPLPPGERVILGHGSGGRLSRDLLERVILPALGDCAPRSLDDSAILDGGAGNLAFTTDGHVVQPLEFPGGDIGRLAVCGAVNDLAMVGAEPVALSLGCILEEGFPLETLSRILVSAREAAREAGVYLAAGDTKVVERGKADGLFLTTSGIGRLPPGRKISGAGAKPGDIVILSGTIGDHGIAVLSAREGLGFETDLKSDVAPLNGLVAAMLAAGEVHALRDPTRGGLATALAEIAAQSGAGIELHETAIPVHGPVRAACEMLGFDPLYVANEGKLVACAAERDAREILAAMRAHPYGAEAAVIGRVREDPHHRVHLRTAIGGTRIVDMLPGEMLPRIC
- a CDS encoding HypC/HybG/HupF family hydrogenase formation chaperone, encoding MCLGVPGKILDAYTTGSVRMGRIDYGGVVKEACLAYVPDAAPGDYVLIHAGFALNVLSPDDAEETLKLFREIGEPAISSSPSSPVSRQKPGEEE
- the hypD gene encoding hydrogenase formation protein HypD — its product is MKFLDEYRDPTASAALLETLRREATKPWTIMEICGGQTHSFLQHGLDAMLPAPIELVHGPGCPVCVTPLEQIDRAVAIASRPEVIFTSFGDMLRVPGSERDLFGVRARGGDVRVVYSPLDALAIAEAHPKKEVVFFAIGFETTAPANAMAVLQAHERGVKNFSMLVSQVRVPPAIAAILSSPSNRVQAFLAAGHVCTVMGYREYEPLAEEFRAPIVVTGFEPVDLLRGLLAAVRQLAQGRHEVENAYPRLVSRGGNRPAQEAIARAFTECDRAWRGIGVIPRSGWRLRDELAAFNAEQRFDVGRIAPKESALCIAGDVLRGIRKPPECPAFGKQCTPQTPLGAPMVSAEGACAAYYRYRLTPSLLLSRDNPEEEVGG
- the hypF gene encoding carbamoyltransferase HypF; this translates as MDARRIRISGTVQGVGFRPFVRRLAARLGIRGWVCNTSGSVDIAAEGGAARLAEFTAALRAEAPPLARIDALEWNPVPAAGYETFEISASVPRPGDFQPVAPDIALCADCERELFDPRDRRYLYPFINCTNCGPRLTIIRDVPYDRPLTSMAPFAMCPECLAEYENPDDRRFHAQPVACPVCGPRVWILAGAQGAQRAAPPQDQTMQDAILAARRLLREGRILAVRGMGGFHLACDAANAEAVRTLRRRKRRSAKPFAVMVRDLAVAEGCCEIGAAERALLTGPEKPVVILRRRAGCPIAEEAAPGNGTLGVMLPYSPLHLLLLHSGDAVLDAESAPEALVMTSGNLSEEPIAIGNDEALARLGPLADAFLLHNREIIQRCDDSVVRVFAAGAQPAAPIPPRQVEQAVPLRRSRGYAPAPILLPFDSPPLLAVGGELKNTFCLARGRYAFLSPHIGDMENAETLAAFEEAVERYRRLFHTDPEIIAHDLHPGYLGTGWALKHAGGRRLVGVQHHHAHAAACMADNGLSGERPVIALVFDGTGYGTDGAVWGAEILVADYRGFERALHLEYLPLPGGDAAIRHPWRIAVGFARALGLSLDDLPFLRKRDPREVQIVRAQTERGLNAPPVSSMGRLFDCVAALAGVCADADYEAQGAIELEELARTLPGERGRYPFALEGDLVRVRDLLTAAIEDVRAGESAARIGARFHNTVCAIAVQAARAVRDLRGIREAALSGGVWQNALLLNSAASGLREAGFEVYTHRRVPPNDGGLALGQAAVAAQREA